TGGCCGACCGCGTCCTTCCGGCCCAGGGAGACGCCCCGCCCGAGGTAGCGCGCCGAGTACGGAGCGGGCGCGCGCCCGCCTGCCAGGAGCGCCACGGTGTCGGCCGCGTGCGCACCCTGCGGTCCGGCGACCTGACAGGCCATCCGGCCGCCCGTCGCCGCCGCGCAGTCGCCCACCACGAGAATCCGCTCGTCGGTGACGCTGCGCAGGGACTCGTCCACGATCGCCCGGCCCGATTCGTCGACCGCGAGACCGCTGCGGGCCGCCAGATCGGGTACGCCGCTCACGATCGCCCACAGGGTCAGATCGGCGGCGAAGGTCTCGCCCGACCGCAGGTGCACGACGCCGTCGGTCACCTTCGTGACCTCGTCGTCCACGATCTCGACGGTCAGCCGCTCCAGTCCGGCACGGACTCGTGCTTGCGGCCCTGGCGAGAAGGACCCGGCGACCGACGACCCGACGAGCCGCACCCGGAGATCAGGCCGCGCGGCCGCGATCTCCGCCGCCGTCTCGATGCCCGTCGGGCCGCCGCCGACCACCGCGACCGTGCTGCCGGCGCCCAGCGTGGCCAGCGCCTCACGTGCCCGCTCCGCCCCCTCCCAGGTACCGACCGGAACCGTTCCCGGCAACGGCTGCACCGTGCTGCCGACGGCGAGGACCGCGTAGTCGTAGTCGAGACTCCTGCCGTCATCGAGGGTCACGCTGCCTGCACCGACCTTGTCGACCGCGCCGACCAGCGACGTGATCCCCGTCCGGAGCATCGTCGTCAGGGGCGTCGCGGCGGCGGCCGTCCCCGCGACCCGCTGATGAAGCCGGACTCGCTCGACGAAGTCAGGTCGAGGGTTGATCACCGTGACCTCGGCCTTCGGCAGCTTCTTGGCCAGCCGGTTCGCCGCAGCCGTGCCCGAGTAGCCCGCACCGATCACCACGATCTTCATCCTGGTCTCCTAGGGAGGCGACGACCGCCTCGTCGGGGAATGTCTGCACCCTTCTTGACAGGACGGCGAGCCCGGCTGTGACAGCTCTGGGTCCGCGGATACGAGAGACGGCTGTGGAGCGGATGCCGGGGACCCGGTGGCAGCGGTCGCGGGAGGGTCGGCGCGCGTCCGGAGTCGAGGAGATCGGCGGAGACCCGGGTGCGGGTGAACACGAGGGCACCGACGGCCGGTGCAGGCGCGATGCCAGGTCGCGAGCGCAGGCGCGCCCGGCGCGGCAGCGACCGGCCCGGCGGAGGCGTTCCCAGGCCTTCTCGGTCTCACGAAGCGAGGCCGGGCGCCGACGGAAGGTCGGCGGTCGGCGGCCTCGGCGGGCCGCTGCGGCCGCTCGCGCCGCTCAGGCCCGCCGCCGTCGAACCGGCAGGCCGCTGAGTCCGAGCCCGTGCGTCGAGCCTCCGCCGGGGCGAAGCGCGGCGTGTGGTCGACGGGTGGGGTGGCCGGCCACACCACACGGCAGACCGCACGATTCACGGCCCGCGAGGCGGCAGGGGTTCGACGAGGACGGTCCGCCCGACGCCTGGCCGCGTCACCGTCTGTGAACAGCGGGACGCGGTCGGCTCAGCCTTCGAAGGGCAGCGGTTCGGCCCCGAGTTCGGCCAGCATGCCGACCATCTTCTGCGTCTCCGCCGTCTGATGGTTCAGGATGTTGCTTGCCAGATTGCGCACCTGGGGTATCGCGGCCCGTTCGGCAGCATAGGCCGCCATCTCCACGCCGCCCTCGTGGTGCCGCAGCATCAGCTGGAGGAAGTAGACGTCCAGTTCGGCGCCGCGCAGTGAGCGCAGGCGCTCCAGCTCGTCCGGGCTCGCCATGCCCGGCATCGCCTGTTCGGCCGAGGCCCCTGCGTCACCGCCGTGTCCGTGGCCCGCGTCGTCGCGCATCCAGGCCATGTAGCCCTCGGTGGGGGTCAACGGTCGGTCCCACAGGTTGAGCCAGCCCTGCATCCAGCCGATCTGCGTCCGCTGATTGGTGTCGATGTCGAAGGCGAGCGTGTCGATGCCGATGTCCTCGCCGTTGACGCGGTACAGGGTCGCCATCGTGGTGGCCTGGCGATGGTGCACCGTCATGTCCTGGGCGAAGCCGACGTCCACCGAGTTCTCCGGCGGCGCCGCGCTGTTCCCCGAGCCGGGCAGGCCGATGAGCATGCCCGCTGCGGCACCGAGCAGCAGCAGGGTGAGCACCGCCGCCGAAGCGACGAGGACACGCACCCAGTTCGTCGAGGAGGCGGATTCCCCCGTGTCCTCCCCTGCCTGCCCGGTCTCGGCCGGTCCGGTGTCCTCGGCGCCCGCTCCTACGGACTCGGTGCCCGCAGCGGCCGCGGCGGCACCGACACCCGCCTGCGCGTCGGACTCGCCGACGGCTGCGGAACCGGTCGACTCGGGGTCGGTCGTCCGCCGAGATCCGGTCTCGGCGGACGACTCGTCACCCTCTGGGATGCGTTCGGTCACGGTGCGGACGGCCCTCAGTCGCTGCTGGAGCCGTCGCCGGCAGGCTCCTCGGCGTCCTCGGGCTGATCGCCCTCGGTCTCCTCGGCGTCGGCACCGTTCTCACCGTCCTGCGCGGGCGCGTCCGGGTCCACCGGAGCGTCCGGGTCGACGGGGGCGTTCGGGTCGATGTCGCCCATGTCCTGGTCGCCCTCGCCGGTGAAGCCGCCGAAGTCCTCGGGGTTGCCGTTCATCGGCATCGAGTCGGGGCCGGGCTCGCTCGCGTCGAAGGCGGGCGGGGCGTCGATGTCGAAGGCGCCGGGGTTGGCCTGGCAGGTCGCGCCGACCTCCGGGTACGTGTAGGCGTTGAGCTGCAGCGCCATGATGAACTGATCGATCCGCTCGTCCTCGGCGTCGTCCAGCTTGAGCTGGTGGCCCCACGCCTGGAGGGAGATCGGGCTGTCGAGGTCCGGGTACGGCGACAGCATCATCGCGGGCTGGTTCTCGACCCGGTCGACGAGCAGGTCGAGCTGCTCGCCCTCCACCTGGTCAGGGTTGTAGGCGATCCACACCGCGCCGTGCTCGAGCGAGTGGACCATGTGCTCGGTGCGCACGGCCTCCTCGTAGACGACCCCGTCGCAGCCCGCCCAGATCTGGTCGTGCGGTCCGCCGAAGGGCGGCGACGACTCGTAGGCGACGCGCTGGGGCGAGAGCACGTGCTGCTGTGCCTCGAACTCCTCCACCACGATGCCCTCGATGTCGGTGGACGGATCTTGATTCTCCGCCGTCGGGGTGAACGCCCGGATGTCCGCCGTGGCGTCGTACCGGTTGTAGACGTAGAAGAAGACACCCGCCGCGAAGACGACGACGGCGAAGACCGCTGCCACGGTGCCCCACGGCCGCTGCTTCTGGGTCACCACTGCTGCTCGGGCGTTTCGTAGTGCCTTCGCACTCTTTCCGCTGGCCATCCCTGCCGGACCTCGTCTCCGTACCGCGCACAATGCTGACGTTGCCGGGCGCCAGTGTAGGGATGTCTCGTCAGCACAGAGTCAGCTAGATGGACCAATGCCGTCGGCGGGAGCGATCTGCGTCACGCGGGGCGGGGACTCCTCCTGCGCCCATCCCACGGACTGGGAGCAGGGTAAGGGCATGATGAGCAGGGAATACCCGACTCTAGAATCCACCAGGTGAGCGCCGAGGAGCTGGCCGAGCTGGTCCGGGTCGTCGCGGCGGACGTGCTGTCCGACCGGGGCCTGGACGTCTCGCTGCTGCCCGCTCCGGTCGTGGTCCGCCGCCGAGACGCCGTGTCGGACACGGACGGCGAGTACGCGACCACGTTCGCGTTGCGCGCGGCCGGTCCGGTGGGGCTGCCTGCCCGCGAACTCGCCGGACTGCTCGCGGACGGACTCGCCCGGGCACCGGGCGTGCGCGGGGCGGCCGCCGCTGGTCCCGGCTTCGTGAACATCGCCATCGAGCAGCCGACCGGCCCCGACGTGCTGCATCACGTCCTGCTGGCGGGCGCCGGGCACGGTCTTCCCGCCGACGGCGGTCTCGACCTCGACGCCCATGCCGACACCGTGCGCGTCGTGGATCAGGCGGGCGTGTCGGTGGGCGCGGCCGAGCGCTCGACGATGGTCGGCGCGGCCGCCGCCCGGTACCTGGTCGCGCGGGCTCGGCCGCACACCTCGGTGCGGTTCGACCCCGAGCGATGGCGTGGCCGCACCGACCGGAATCCACTCTTTCGGGTGCAGTATGCCCACGCGCGGCTGACGATGCTGCTGCGCGGCGCGGCCCTGCTGGGCGTCGCCCTGCCCGGCTCGGCCGAGCGGGCCGCCGGGCACGCCGAGCACGCCGACGGTCGGCCGGAGGACGTCACCCTCACCCGTAGGCTGAGCGAGTTCCCCTCGGTCGTGGCCGATGCCCTGCCTGCCCGACCCGACCGGGTGGCCCGATACCTGGAGGACCTGGCCGACGACGTCCGACGCCTCGCCGACGCCGGGCGACTGCTGCCCAGCGGCGACGAGCGGCCCTCGGCAGAGCACGCCGCCTGCGCGCTGCTCTGCGCGGCGAGTCGCCAGGTGCTGAACAACGGTCTTGCCCTCTTGCGCATGAGCGCTCCGGAACGGATGTGATGATGCGAGCGCACCCCGCTGGCCCCCGGCACGCCGACGTGCTGCTTCCCACGAACACGGCGGGCCCCCGCCCCGAGGGGAACACGCAGCTCGACGAGCTGCACCCCCTGGTGTGGCCGCGTCACGCGGCACGAGGGGCCGACGGCGCCGTGCGGTTCGCGGGCGTGGACGTCCGCGACCTCGTCGCCCGGCACGGCACCCCGCTGTTCGTGATGGACGAGGCCGACTTCCGGTCTCGCTGCGCCGAGTACGCCTCGGCGTTCGGCGACGCGACACTCGTGCACTACGCCTCCAAGGCCTTCCTCTCCACCACCGTCGCCCGCTGGGTCGACGAGGAGGGGCTCAGCCTCGACGTGTGCAGCGGCGGAGAACTGGCCGTCGCCCTGCGCGCCGACTTCCCGGCGGAGCGGATCGCCCTGCACGGCAACAACAAGTCCGTCGCGGAGCTGGAGGCGGCGGTCCGCGCGGGCGTCGGCGTCGTCGTGGTCGACTCCTTCCACGAGATCGTCCGACTTCAGGAGATCGCCCGTCGGCTCGGTCGCGTCCAGCCGGTCATGGTGCGGGTCACCGTCGGCGTCGAGGCGCACACCCACGAGTTCATCGCCACCGCCCACGAGGACCAGAAGTTCGGCTTCTCGGTGGCGGCGGGCCATGCGGCGGAGGCGGTGCGCCGCATCCTCAAGGGCGACACGCTTCGACTAATCGGACTGCACAGTCACATCGGCTCGCAGATCTTCGACGTCGCGGGCTTCGAGGTGGCCGCCCATCGGGTGGTGGGCCTGCTCGCCGACCTGGTGGCCGAGCACGGCGCGGCGGCACTGGCCTCGGTGGAGACCATCGACCTCGGCGGCGGGCTCGGCATCGCCTACACCGTCGACGACGACCCGCCGCCCATCGCCGAGGTGGCTCGTCAGCTACGGGACATCGTCGCGCGGGAGTGCGTCCAGGCAGGCCTGCGGGTGCCCAAGATCGCGGTGGAGCCGGGGCGGGCCATCGTCGGGCCGGGCACCGTGACGGTCTACGAGGTCGGCACGATCAAGGACGTCGAGCTGGGACACGACACCCGCAGGCGGTACGTGAGCGTCGACGGCGGGATGAGCGACAACATCCGTACCGCCCTCTACGACGCGGTCTACGACTGCAGGCTGGTCTCGCGCGGCGCGGAGGGCCCCGGCACGCTCTGCCGGGTGGTCGGCAAGCACTGCGAGTCCGGCGACGTGGTGGTCCGCGACTGCTGGCTGCCCGACGACCTCGCCCCCGGCGACCTGATCGCGCTGGGTGCCACCGGCGCGTACTGCTATGTGATGGCCAACGGCTACAACCGGGTGCTTCGTCCGCCGGTGGTCGCCGTGCTCGACGGCACCGACCGGGTGCTGTTGCGTCGGGAGACCGAGGACGATCTGCTGCGGCTGGAGGTGTCCTGACGTGCACGATCAGAACGGTGCTCCGATCACCATCGCGATGCTGGGCTGCGGAACGGTGGGCAGCGAGGTCGTCAGGCTGCTGGCCGACCAGGCGGCGGACCTGACGGCGCGGGTGGGCCGACCGCTGGTGGTGACCGGCGTCGCGGTGCGCAGGCCGCACCGGCATCCCGACGTCGCCCCCGAACTGCTGACGACCGACGCCGAGGCGCTGGTGGACAGCGGTCCCGACCTGGTCGTGGAGGTCATCGGCGGGATCGAGCCCGCCCGCAGCCTCCTGCTGCGGGCGCTGAAGGCGGGCACCTCGGTGGTCACCGCGAACAAGGCGCTGCTCGCCGAGCACGGGCCCGAGCTGTATGCGGCGGCCGACGCCTCCGGCGCCGACCTCTACTTCGAGGCCTCGGTGGCCGGGGCGATCCCGCTGCTGCGCCCGCTGCGCGAGTCGCTGGCGGGCGATCGGATCGCCAGGGTGATGGGCATCGTCAACGGCACCACCAACTACGTGCTCTCCGCCATGGACGCCACCGGCGCGGGCTATGCCGAGACGCTCGACGAGGCGGGTCGGCTCGGCTACGCCGAGGCGGACCCGACCGCCGACGTCGACGGGTTCGACGCGGCGGCGAAGGCCGCGATCCTGGCGTCCCTCGCCTTCCACACCCGAGTGCGAGCCGAGGACGTGCACCGGGAGGGCATCAGCGGGCTCAGCGCCGCCGACGTCGCTGCGGCGCGGACGCTGGGTCGCACGGTGAAACTGCTGGCCATCTGCGAACGAGTGGTCGACAGCACGGGCACCGAGTCGGTCTCGGTGCGCGTGCACCCGGCGATGATCCCTCGGGACCACCCGCTCGCCTCGGTCGGCGGCGCGTTCAACGCGGTCTTCGTCGAGGCGGACGCGGCCGGACAGCTCATGTTCTACGGGCAGGGCGCTGGCGGCGCGCAGACCGCCAGCGCGGTGCTCGGCGACGTGGTCGCGGTGGCCCGCAATCGGGTGGCGGGCGGTCGAGGCCCCCGCGAGTCGGCCTATGCGGACCTGCCGGTACGGCCGATGGGGCAGACGCCGACGAGATACCACGTCAGCCTGGACGTGGCGGACAAGACCGGGGTGCTCTCGCAGGTCGCGACGGTCTTCGCCGAGCACGAGGTCAGCATCGCCGTCGTGCGGCAGGAGGGCCGTAGCGACGATGCCAGCCTGGTGCTCGTGACGCACACCGCGAGCGACGCGGCCCTGCGGTCGACAGTGGACAAGCTTGCCGGTCTCCCCGCCGTGCGCGAGGTGGTCAGCGTGATGCGAGTGGAGGGTGAGGAAGCGTGAGCGGCAACGACGCCTCGGTGGTCGATCCCGTGGCGGCCCGGCAGTCTGCGCGATCGGGCTGGCCCGGAGTGATCGAGGCCTACCGGGACCGCGTCTCGATCCCGGCGGGTGCGCGGGCGGTGACCCTGCACGAGGGTGGGACGCCGCTGCTGCCCGCGCCGTACCTGAGCGAGCGCTCCGGCGCGACGGTCTACCTGAAGGTCGAGGGGGCCAACCCCACCGGCTCCTTCAAGGACCGAGGCATGACGGTGGCGATGACCCACGCGCTGCACGAGGGCAGCAAGGCGGTGATCTGCGCCTCCACCGGGAACACCTCGGCCTCGGCCGCCGCCTACTCCGCCCGGGCGGGCCTGACCTGCGCGGTGCTGGTCCCCAGCGGCAAGATCGCCCTGGGCAAGATGGCGCAGGCCGTCGCCTACGGCGCCCGCATCCTCCAGGTGGACGGCAACTTCGACGACTGTCTTGAGCTCGCGCGCAAGACCTCCTCCGAGCATCCGATCACGCTGGTCAACTCCGTGAACCCGGTGCGGATCGAGGGCCAGAAGACGGCGGCCTTCGAGATCTGCGACGAGCTGGGGCGCGCCCCCGACCTGCACTTCCTGCCCGTGGGCAACGCGGGCAACATCACGGCCTACTGGCGGGGATACGCCGAGTACGCCGAGGACGGCGTCGTGGACTCCACGCCGAGGATGTTCGGCTTCCAGGCGGCGGGCGCGGCCCCGCTGGTCTCTGGCGAGCCGGTCGCCAGGCCCGAGACCATCGCCACCGCCATCCGGGTGGGCAGCCCGGCGTCGTGGGCGGGCGCGGTGGCGGCGCGGGATGCCTCGAACGGCCGGTTCGGCGCGGTGACCGACGAGCAGATCCTGGAGGCGTATCACCTGCTGGCGCGGCGGGAGGGCGTCTTCGTGGAGCCCGCCTCGGCGGCAGGGGTGGCGGGGCTGTTCGCCAGCGTGGCCGAGGGGCGCGTGCCGCCCGGCTCGGTCGTCGTGTGCACGGTGACCGGACACGGACTGAAGGACCCGGACACGGCCCTGGGCACGCCGGTGCGGGTCGAGCCCCTGCCGGTGGACCCGGCGGCCGTGGCGAGGGCCTTGGAGCTGGTGTGACGCGCCTGCGGGTCACGGTGCCCGCCTCGACTGCCAACCTCGGGTCCGGCTTCGACGCGCTGGGGCTGGCCCTGGACTGGCATGACGTCGTGACGGTCGAGACGGCACCCGCCGGTCTGGTGATCGAGGTCGAGGGGGCCGGGGCGGGCGAGGTGCCCACCGATGACGGTCACCTGCTGTTCCGGGCGTTACGCGCTGCGGTGGAGGCGGCGGGCGAGTCGGTGCCCGGCCTGGTCATCCGCTGTGCCAACACGATCCCGCACTCCAGGGGGCTGGGTTCGTCGGCCGCTGCGGTGGTGGCCGGGGTGGCGGCGGGCTGTGCGCTGGTCGGCCGACCATTGGACGAGCGGGCGCTCGACCTGGCCGCCCGCTTCGAGGGACATGCCGACAACGCTGCGGCGAGCCTGTTCGGCGGGCTGGTGGTCGCGTGGCGCGACGGGGACACGGGGCCGTTCCGGGCTGCGCGGCTGGAGCCGCACGACACCCTGAGTCCTGTCGTCCTGGTGCCTGCGACCGAGTCGACGACGGCGGTGACGCGGGGTCTGCTCCCGGAGCGAGTGCCGCTGTCGGACGCCGCCTTCGCGCTGGGTCGTGCCGCCCTGGCGGTCACGGCGCTGACCAGCAGACCGGACCTGCTGCTGCCCGCCATCGACGACCGCCTGCACCAGCCCTATCGGGCTGCGGCCTGGCCTGCCACGATGGCCGTGGTGACGGCGCTGCGAGCGGCGGGGGTGCCCGCCGCCGTCTCGGGTGCGGGGCCGTCGGTGCTCGCGTTTCCCGAGGCGGGTGTGCTGCCGGAGTCGGTCGAGGTCGCAGGCTTTGCGGTGCACCCGGTGGCGGTCGATCCGACCGGGGTCCGGGTCGTGATCGAATGACCCGGCAGCCGGCCCCCGACCAGGACGGACTCCGACGTGCCGTAGGGTTGGGGACACTACGGGGGGACACGCTGGCGGTTCCGTTGTTGCATGTGGTTGGTCAGCGGTCTACCCTCGAAGGAGATCAGTCACCGGGCGCACGGGCGCCGGTGCAGTGCCCGAGTCATCAGTATTCGGGCCGCATCTCTCACCTCACGCTGGTCTCTTCACTCTTCATACGAGGTCAACGCTGGTGAGTACCCGAACGCCCTGGTGGCAGAGGGAGCCCGCGAAAGCGGTCCCGTCGTCCTCGTGGATACGGGGTGTCAGCGTCAGGAATCGCCGGTAGCGAGCGAGCAGGGTGCGCGTAGGTACGGAACCTCCAGGGCAGGTCGCTGTCAGGAATCTTCGCCTTCGCCCACACTGTCGCCCTGCATCCGCAGTGCGACAGGTCCGCTGGCCCGCGTAGAGAGGCGCGGACCGGTCAGGAAGGACATTAGTGAGCAACACCGAATTGTTGAGCGGCGAGGCGGCCACCGCCGGATCAGCCGCGGGCCAGACAGAGACGGGTGAGCCGAGTTCACGCCAGGACGTCGCAGGTCAGGGGGATGTCGTGACTCAGTCGAATGGCACGCCTGCCCGTCGTAGGGGCGGCCTGTCCGGGATGGTGCTGGCCGAGCTGCGCCAGCTCGCGGGCGAGCTGGGCATCTCCGACACGACCGGAATGCGCAAGGGGGATCTGATCGCCGCAATCCGGGAACGCCAGGGCGGTTCCACTCGGCGGACTTCCGCGCCGCAGGCCGAGGCGCCTGCGCAGTTGGCGGTCGAGATCCCGGAGAAGCCTGCCACTCCCAAGGCAGAGACTCCGCAGCCGACCAAGACCGAGGACGCCCCTGCCCAGTCCGGCGGAGAGGCCGAGGAGGAGGGCGGTCGTCGCGGGCGCCGTCGTCGCTCGTCGACCCGCTCGGCAGGCAGCCAGGAGCAGACCGACGGTCGAGGCGACCGTTCCACGGGCGAGGACCGTGCCGAGCGCAACGGTCGCGACGACCGTGGCGGCGAGCGCCAGGAGCGCGGCGAGGGCCGAGGCCGTGGCGAGCGTCAGGAGCGCGGCGAGGGCCGCGACCGCGGTGAGGGTCGGGACCGTGGCGAGGGCCGCGAGCGCGGCGAGAACCGGGACCGTGGCGAGCGTCAGGAGCGCGGCGAGGGCCGCGACCGTGGCGAGGGCCGGGACCGTGGCGAGCCGAGGGACTCGCGGGACAACCGCGACGACGACGATGACGAGGCAGGCGGCGGCAGGCGGCGCGGCAGGCGCTTCCGCGACCGCAGGCGTGGCCGCACCCGCACCGAGGGTGGCAGCGGCGGCGGCGGCGGTGTCGCGAACGAGCCCGAGGTCCGCGAGGACGACGTGCTGCTCCCGGTCGCCGGAATCCTGGACGTGCTGGAGAACTACGCGTTCGTCCGCACCTCGGGATACCTGGCCGGATCGAACGACGTCTACGTCTCGCTGTCGCTGGTGCGCAAGTACGGCCTGCGTCGCGGTGACGCGATCACCGGCGCGGTGCGCCAGCCGCGCGACAACGAGCAGCAGCGGCAGAAGTTCAACCCGATGGTCCGGGTCGACACGATCAACGGCCTGGAGCCGGACGCGGTCCGCAACCGGCCCGAGTTCACCAAGATGACGCCGCTGTACCCGAACGAGCGGCTGCGGCTGGAGACTGAGCCGCACGTGCTCACGACTCGGGTGATCGACCTGGTGATGCCGGTCGGCAAGGGCCAGCGGGCGCTCATCGTCTCGCCGCCCAAGGCGGGTAAGACGATGGTGCTTCAGGCCATCGCGAACGCCATCACCACGAACAACCCCGAATGCCATCTGATGGTCGTGCTCGTCGACGAGCGGCCTGAAGAGGTCACCGACATGCAGCGCTCGGTCAAGGGCGAGGTCATCGCGGCCACGTTCGACCGGCCGCCCGCAGACCAGACCACCGTCGCGGAGCTGGCGATCGAGCGGGCCAAGCGGCTGGTGGAGCTGGGCTTCGACGTCGTCGTGCTGCTGGACTCGATCACCCGACTGGGCCGGGCCTACAACCTGGCCGCGCCCGCCTCGGGCCGGATCCTCTCCGGTGGTGTCGACTCCACCGCGCTGTACCCGCCCAAGCGGTTCCTGGGTGCGGCGCGCAACATCGAGAACGGCGGCTCGCTCACCATCTTCGCCACCGCTCTCGTGGAGACGGGATCGACCGGTGACACGGTGATCTTCGAGGAGTTCAAGGGCACCGGCAACGCCGAGCTGAAGCTCGACCGCAAGCTCGCCGACAAGCGGACCTTCCCGGCCGTGGACGTCGACGCGTCGAGCACGCGGAAGGAGGAGCTGCTGCTCTCGCCGGACGAGCTGGCCGTGACGCACAAGCTGCGTCGGGTGCTGGCCGCGCTGGACGACCAGCAGGCGCTCGACCTGGTGCTCACGCAGCTCCGCAAGACCCGTACCAACATCGAGTTCCTCATGCAGGTGGCCAAGAGCACACCGGGCAACGGCGATCAGTGATCGCCTGCCGCTAGCCGAGCAGGCCCGGTCTCGACAACGAGGCCGGGCCGTCTCGTTCACCGCCCCCGCAGGCCGAGGCCGGACCCCGGTCCGTGGCCTTCGTCTCGATGACGAGCGGCGGAGCAGGCCTGACGGGGCGCGCTTCGGCGGATCGGCTGCCGCCTGACCTGCCAGGCCGTCGAGATGCCTGCGATCGGGTTCCGCGCGGGCCGTCCGATCAGCGACACCCGACCCGGAAGGCACCCCAGCAGCCCGCCCCGACCAGCCCGATCGCCAGCGCGATCGGCACGGGCAGCTCGATGCCGTCGATCATCAACGCGGGCAGCAGCAGTACTCCGACGTACGCCCACCCCGCCCAGCGCAGAGCACGGATGCCGTGCCAGTCGACGTCGACGCTGGTCACCATGGCTATCGCGGCCGCAGACCCGAACAGGATCGGGCTGGACAGGGCGACGTCGGTG
The Actinoalloteichus fjordicus DNA segment above includes these coding regions:
- a CDS encoding NAD(P)/FAD-dependent oxidoreductase, with translation MKIVVIGAGYSGTAAANRLAKKLPKAEVTVINPRPDFVERVRLHQRVAGTAAAATPLTTMLRTGITSLVGAVDKVGAGSVTLDDGRSLDYDYAVLAVGSTVQPLPGTVPVGTWEGAERAREALATLGAGSTVAVVGGGPTGIETAAEIAAARPDLRVRLVGSSVAGSFSPGPQARVRAGLERLTVEIVDDEVTKVTDGVVHLRSGETFAADLTLWAIVSGVPDLAARSGLAVDESGRAIVDESLRSVTDERILVVGDCAAATGGRMACQVAGPQGAHAADTVALLAGGRAPAPYSARYLGRGVSLGRKDAVGQFTRRDDTLLRAYVAGGPAVVIKEMGTRGAKFSARAGIGS
- a CDS encoding DUF305 domain-containing protein, encoding MTERIPEGDESSAETGSRRTTDPESTGSAAVGESDAQAGVGAAAAAAGTESVGAGAEDTGPAETGQAGEDTGESASSTNWVRVLVASAAVLTLLLLGAAAGMLIGLPGSGNSAAPPENSVDVGFAQDMTVHHRQATTMATLYRVNGEDIGIDTLAFDIDTNQRTQIGWMQGWLNLWDRPLTPTEGYMAWMRDDAGHGHGGDAGASAEQAMPGMASPDELERLRSLRGAELDVYFLQLMLRHHEGGVEMAAYAAERAAIPQVRNLASNILNHQTAETQKMVGMLAELGAEPLPFEG
- a CDS encoding DUF3105 domain-containing protein — protein: MTQKQRPWGTVAAVFAVVVFAAGVFFYVYNRYDATADIRAFTPTAENQDPSTDIEGIVVEEFEAQQHVLSPQRVAYESSPPFGGPHDQIWAGCDGVVYEEAVRTEHMVHSLEHGAVWIAYNPDQVEGEQLDLLVDRVENQPAMMLSPYPDLDSPISLQAWGHQLKLDDAEDERIDQFIMALQLNAYTYPEVGATCQANPGAFDIDAPPAFDASEPGPDSMPMNGNPEDFGGFTGEGDQDMGDIDPNAPVDPDAPVDPDAPAQDGENGADAEETEGDQPEDAEEPAGDGSSSD
- a CDS encoding DALR anticodon-binding domain-containing protein: MSAEELAELVRVVAADVLSDRGLDVSLLPAPVVVRRRDAVSDTDGEYATTFALRAAGPVGLPARELAGLLADGLARAPGVRGAAAAGPGFVNIAIEQPTGPDVLHHVLLAGAGHGLPADGGLDLDAHADTVRVVDQAGVSVGAAERSTMVGAAAARYLVARARPHTSVRFDPERWRGRTDRNPLFRVQYAHARLTMLLRGAALLGVALPGSAERAAGHAEHADGRPEDVTLTRRLSEFPSVVADALPARPDRVARYLEDLADDVRRLADAGRLLPSGDERPSAEHAACALLCAASRQVLNNGLALLRMSAPERM
- the lysA gene encoding diaminopimelate decarboxylase → MRAHPAGPRHADVLLPTNTAGPRPEGNTQLDELHPLVWPRHAARGADGAVRFAGVDVRDLVARHGTPLFVMDEADFRSRCAEYASAFGDATLVHYASKAFLSTTVARWVDEEGLSLDVCSGGELAVALRADFPAERIALHGNNKSVAELEAAVRAGVGVVVVDSFHEIVRLQEIARRLGRVQPVMVRVTVGVEAHTHEFIATAHEDQKFGFSVAAGHAAEAVRRILKGDTLRLIGLHSHIGSQIFDVAGFEVAAHRVVGLLADLVAEHGAAALASVETIDLGGGLGIAYTVDDDPPPIAEVARQLRDIVARECVQAGLRVPKIAVEPGRAIVGPGTVTVYEVGTIKDVELGHDTRRRYVSVDGGMSDNIRTALYDAVYDCRLVSRGAEGPGTLCRVVGKHCESGDVVVRDCWLPDDLAPGDLIALGATGAYCYVMANGYNRVLRPPVVAVLDGTDRVLLRRETEDDLLRLEVS
- a CDS encoding homoserine dehydrogenase produces the protein MHDQNGAPITIAMLGCGTVGSEVVRLLADQAADLTARVGRPLVVTGVAVRRPHRHPDVAPELLTTDAEALVDSGPDLVVEVIGGIEPARSLLLRALKAGTSVVTANKALLAEHGPELYAAADASGADLYFEASVAGAIPLLRPLRESLAGDRIARVMGIVNGTTNYVLSAMDATGAGYAETLDEAGRLGYAEADPTADVDGFDAAAKAAILASLAFHTRVRAEDVHREGISGLSAADVAAARTLGRTVKLLAICERVVDSTGTESVSVRVHPAMIPRDHPLASVGGAFNAVFVEADAAGQLMFYGQGAGGAQTASAVLGDVVAVARNRVAGGRGPRESAYADLPVRPMGQTPTRYHVSLDVADKTGVLSQVATVFAEHEVSIAVVRQEGRSDDASLVLVTHTASDAALRSTVDKLAGLPAVREVVSVMRVEGEEA
- the thrC gene encoding threonine synthase, producing the protein MAARQSARSGWPGVIEAYRDRVSIPAGARAVTLHEGGTPLLPAPYLSERSGATVYLKVEGANPTGSFKDRGMTVAMTHALHEGSKAVICASTGNTSASAAAYSARAGLTCAVLVPSGKIALGKMAQAVAYGARILQVDGNFDDCLELARKTSSEHPITLVNSVNPVRIEGQKTAAFEICDELGRAPDLHFLPVGNAGNITAYWRGYAEYAEDGVVDSTPRMFGFQAAGAAPLVSGEPVARPETIATAIRVGSPASWAGAVAARDASNGRFGAVTDEQILEAYHLLARREGVFVEPASAAGVAGLFASVAEGRVPPGSVVVCTVTGHGLKDPDTALGTPVRVEPLPVDPAAVARALELV
- the thrB gene encoding homoserine kinase, producing the protein MTRLRVTVPASTANLGSGFDALGLALDWHDVVTVETAPAGLVIEVEGAGAGEVPTDDGHLLFRALRAAVEAAGESVPGLVIRCANTIPHSRGLGSSAAAVVAGVAAGCALVGRPLDERALDLAARFEGHADNAAASLFGGLVVAWRDGDTGPFRAARLEPHDTLSPVVLVPATESTTAVTRGLLPERVPLSDAAFALGRAALAVTALTSRPDLLLPAIDDRLHQPYRAAAWPATMAVVTALRAAGVPAAVSGAGPSVLAFPEAGVLPESVEVAGFAVHPVAVDPTGVRVVIE